From one Lycium barbarum isolate Lr01 chromosome 6, ASM1917538v2, whole genome shotgun sequence genomic stretch:
- the LOC132644992 gene encoding probable aspartic proteinase GIP2 has protein sequence MPSLLHFLPFFFWVSFCVSHGPFLPKAIILPVNKDPSTFQYVTQVYMSTHLSPIKLVVDLGGSFLWTDCVSSSQKLVPCSSLKCSMAKPNGCTNKICGVQPENPYTKVVALGELAEDMFAVEFIDELKTGSIASIHQFLFSCASANMLQGLARGAKGMLGLGNSRIALPSQLSDTFGFQRKFAICLSSSYGAIISGESPYLSLLGHDVSRSMLYTPLISSKDSVSEEYYINVKSIKISGKKLSLNTSLFTMDEEGSGGTKISTISPFTTMKSSIYQTFVEAYEEFAISMELTKVEPIAPFGLCFSTKGVDVTKVGPNVPTIDLVLQSEMVKWRIYGRNSMVKISDEVMCLGFLDGGVNQKASIVIGGYQLEDNLLEFNLGTSMLGFTSSLSMAETSCSDFMFSKDSDFDS, from the coding sequence ATGCCTTCACTTCTTCACttccttcctttctttttctGGGTTTCTTTCTGTGTTTCTCATGGACCCTTTTTACCTAAGGCCATTATTCTTCCTGTTAACAAAGACCCCTCAACTTTTCAATATGTTACACAAGTCTATATGAGTACTCATCTTTCTCCCATCAAATTAGTTGTAGATCTTGGTGGTTCATTTCTATGGACTGATTGTGTGTCTTCAAGTCAGAAACTTGTACCTTGTAGTTCACTAAAATGCTCTATGGCTAAGCCTAATGGTTGCACTAATAAAATTTGTGGTGTGCAACCAGAAAATCCCTATACAAAAGTGGTTGCACTAGGGGAATTAGCAGAGGATATGTTTGCTGTGGAATTTATAGATGAGTTAAAAACAGGTTCAATTGCTTCAATCCATCAGTTCTTGTTTTCTTGTGCATCAGCTAATATGTTACAAGGTCTTGCTAGAGGTGCTAAAGGTATGTTAGGTCTTGGAAATTCAAGAATTGCATTGCCATCACAGTTATCTGATACATTTGGTTTCCAAAGGAAATTTGCTATTTGTTTGTCTTCTTCATATGGTGCTATAATCTCTGGTGAAAGTCCTTACTTGTCACTTTTGGGTCATGATGTTTCAAGATCTATGCTTTACACCCCTTTGATTTCCTCAAAAGATAGTGTTTCTGAAGAGTATTATATCAATGTCAAATCCATCAAAATTAGTGGCAAGAAATTGTCTTTAAACACATCTCTGTTTACAATGGATGAAGAAGGTTCTGGAGGGACAAAGATTAGTACAATTTCCCCTTTTACCACTATGAAGAGCTCAATTTATCAAACATTTGTTGAAGCTTATGAGGAATTTGCTATTTCCATGGAATTGACTAAAGTGGAACCTATAGCACCATTTGGTCTTTGTTTTAGCACAAAGGGGGTAGATGTTACAAAAGTGGGACCAAATGTGCCAACTATTGATCTTGTGTTGCAAAGTGAGATGGTTAAGTGGAGGATTTATGGGAGAAATTCAATGGTTAAAATAAGTGATGAAGTTATGTGTTTGGGATTTTTGGATGGAGGGGTAAATCAAAAGGCATCAATTGTTATAGGGGGTTACCAATTGGAGGATAATCTTTTGGAGTTTAATTTGGGAACTTCTATGCTTGGATTTACATCTTCATTGTCAATGGCAGAAACAAGTTGTTCTGACTTCATGTTCTCAAAGGATTCAGATTTTGATTCTTGA